The Sporosarcina ureae genome includes a region encoding these proteins:
- the isdC gene encoding heme uptake protein IsdC translates to MKKTFSYFLVVSFFVLTIGLPQASAKIADGTQQLNYQINQPDSTNASIANDYFQKPALVTVTNGSAVVQLTLKNSSWITKFEPAGGAEVVNEDLKADTRVVEFSVSDISKPVKIPMKVDVEHINYHHEYTVDLVFEDKSAVTPPAVKPPATTTPPSTNTNTSTSTVTKKPTSQVPVKNPQTSDTTPYLLIFVLAGSAFLLYKTTFRRKQGEH, encoded by the coding sequence GTGAAAAAAACATTCTCATACTTTTTAGTTGTAAGTTTTTTCGTGCTGACAATAGGTCTGCCACAAGCATCCGCTAAAATAGCAGACGGTACCCAGCAGTTAAATTATCAAATTAATCAGCCGGACAGCACTAACGCATCTATTGCGAATGATTATTTCCAAAAACCGGCACTCGTGACAGTAACGAATGGTTCTGCCGTTGTACAGCTTACGCTAAAGAACAGTTCGTGGATTACGAAGTTCGAGCCAGCAGGCGGAGCAGAAGTAGTCAATGAAGACCTGAAGGCCGATACACGTGTTGTAGAATTTAGCGTAAGTGATATTTCAAAGCCAGTGAAGATCCCAATGAAAGTGGACGTAGAGCATATCAATTACCATCATGAGTATACAGTGGATTTGGTTTTTGAGGACAAGAGTGCCGTGACACCACCGGCAGTAAAACCACCTGCGACTACTACACCACCTAGTACTAATACGAACACTAGTACCAGTACGGTGACAAAGAAACCAACTAGTCAAGTACCAGTGAAGAATCCACAAACTAGTGATACAACGCCATACCTATTAATCTTCGTATTGGCGGGTTCTGCATTTTTATTGTATAAAACTACATTCCGAAGAAAACAGGGGGAACACTAA